A part of Escherichia marmotae genomic DNA contains:
- a CDS encoding TPM domain-containing protein, which translates to MKTFFTDTTGTVPDGEDIARKAEIFRQQTGIAPFIVVVPDINETSLRKNGKAMLAHASSSLTDVKGSVLLIFTTREPRLIVITNGQVESSMDDKHLGRLIENYTLAYLNADLWYQGMNNALDILQAQILKQPTPPLTYYPHPEQKHESDPPGSTSTLGFISWAAAFVLFSRIFYYTTRFIYALKFAVAMTVANMGYQALCLCIDNSFTIARISPLWAVLIGVCTFFAALLWPSKS; encoded by the coding sequence ATGAAAACATTCTTTACGGATACCACTGGCACCGTTCCCGATGGCGAGGATATCGCGCGTAAAGCGGAGATCTTTCGTCAACAAACCGGGATTGCGCCATTTATCGTGGTTGTTCCTGACATCAATGAAACCAGTCTCAGGAAAAATGGCAAAGCGATGCTGGCGCATGCGTCATCTTCATTGACTGATGTAAAAGGGAGTGTTCTGTTAATCTTTACTACCCGGGAGCCACGGTTAATTGTGATAACCAACGGCCAGGTTGAAAGCAGTATGGACGATAAACATCTGGGACGGCTGATAGAAAATTACACACTGGCTTATTTAAATGCTGATCTCTGGTATCAGGGTATGAATAATGCACTGGATATTTTACAAGCTCAGATATTAAAACAACCAACGCCGCCACTGACATATTATCCGCATCCCGAACAAAAGCATGAGAGTGATCCGCCAGGCAGCACCTCGACATTAGGTTTTATCTCCTGGGCTGCAGCATTTGTCTTATTTTCCAGGATCTTTTACTACACGACACGTTTTATTTATGCGCTAAAATTTGCAGTAGCTATGACTGTTGCCAATATGGGCTATCAGGCTTTATGCCTGTGTATCGATAATAGCTTTACGATTGCCAGAATATCGCCGCTCTGGGCGGTGCTGATTGGTGTCTGTACGTTTTTTGCCGCGCTGTTATGGCCGAGTAAAAGTTAA
- the potA gene encoding spermidine/putrescine ABC transporter ATP-binding protein PotA yields the protein MGQSKKLNKQPSSLSPLVQLAGIRKCFDGKEVIPQLDLTINNGEFLTLLGPSGCGKTTVLRLIAGLETVDSGRIMLDNEDITYVPAENRYVNTVFQSYALFPHMTVFENVAFGLRMQKTPAAEITPRVMEALRMVQLETFAQRKPHQLSGGQQQRVAIARAVVNKPRLLLLDESLSALDYKLRKQMQNELKALQRKLGITFVFVTHDQEEALTMSDRIVVMRDGRIEQDGTPREIYEEPKNLFVAGFIGEINMFNATVIERLDEQRVRANVEGRECNIYVNFAVEPGQKLHVLLRPEDLRVDEINDDNHVEGLIGYVRERNYKGMTLESVVELENGKMVMVSEFFNEDDPDFDHSLDQKMAINWVESWEVVLADEEHK from the coding sequence ATGGGACAGAGTAAAAAATTGAATAAACAACCGAGTTCGCTTTCACCGCTGGTGCAATTGGCGGGAATTCGCAAATGTTTTGATGGTAAAGAAGTCATTCCCCAGTTGGATCTGACTATCAACAATGGCGAGTTCCTTACGCTGCTTGGCCCTTCTGGCTGCGGTAAAACAACCGTTCTTCGCCTGATTGCAGGTCTGGAAACTGTTGATTCTGGACGCATCATGCTGGATAACGAGGACATCACCTACGTTCCGGCGGAAAACCGCTATGTGAACACCGTTTTCCAAAGCTACGCGCTATTCCCCCACATGACCGTGTTCGAAAATGTGGCCTTTGGCTTGCGTATGCAAAAAACCCCCGCTGCTGAAATTACGCCTCGCGTGATGGAGGCTCTGCGGATGGTGCAACTGGAGACCTTCGCTCAACGCAAACCTCATCAACTCTCTGGCGGTCAACAGCAACGCGTAGCCATTGCCCGCGCGGTGGTTAACAAGCCTCGCCTGTTGCTGCTGGATGAATCGCTCTCCGCGCTGGATTACAAACTGCGTAAACAGATGCAGAACGAGCTGAAAGCTTTACAGCGTAAGCTTGGCATTACTTTCGTTTTCGTCACCCACGATCAGGAAGAAGCGCTCACCATGTCGGACAGAATTGTGGTGATGCGCGATGGTCGCATTGAACAAGACGGCACGCCGCGTGAAATTTACGAAGAGCCGAAAAACTTGTTTGTTGCCGGATTCATTGGCGAAATCAATATGTTCAACGCCACGGTGATCGAGCGTCTCGACGAACAACGCGTACGAGCCAACGTTGAAGGCCGCGAATGTAATATCTACGTTAACTTCGCTGTTGAACCAGGGCAAAAGTTGCATGTTTTGCTGCGCCCGGAAGACTTACGCGTTGACGAAATCAACGATGACAACCACGTCGAAGGGCTGATTGGCTACGTTCGCGAACGCAACTACAAAGGTATGACGCTGGAATCAGTTGTCGAACTGGAAAATGGCAAGATGGTGATGGTCAGCGAATTCTTTAATGAAGACGATCCTGACTTTGACCACTCTCTCGACCAGAAAATGGCCATTAATTGGGTAGAAAGCTGGGAGGTTGTACTGGCTGATGAAGAACACAAGTAA
- the roxA gene encoding [50S ribosomal protein L16]-arginine 3-hydroxylase → MEYQLTLNWPDFLKRHWQKRPVVLKRGFNNFIDPISPDELAGLAMETEVDSRLVSHQDGKWQVSHGPFESYDHLGETNWSLLVQAVNHWHEPTAALMRPFRELPDWRIDDLMISFSVPGGGVGPHLDQYDVFIIQGTGRRRWRVGEKLQMKQHCPHPDLLQVEPFEAIIDEELEPGDILYIPPGFPHEGYALENAMNYSVGFRAPNTRELISGFADYVLQRELGGNYYSDPDIPPRAHPADVLPQEMDKLREMMLELINQPEHFKQWFGEFISQSRHELDIAPPEPPYQPDEIYDALKQGDVLVRLGGLRVLRIGDEVYANGEKIDSPHRPALEALASNIALTAENFGDALEDPSFLAMLAALVNSGYWFFEG, encoded by the coding sequence ATGGAATACCAACTTACCCTTAACTGGCCCGATTTTCTTAAACGCCACTGGCAGAAACGTCCGGTGGTGTTAAAACGCGGCTTTAATAATTTTATTGACCCGATCTCTCCAGACGAGCTGGCAGGTCTGGCAATGGAAACGGAAGTCGACAGTCGGCTGGTCAGTCATCAGGATGGCAAATGGCAGGTCAGCCACGGTCCATTCGAAAGCTACGATCATCTCGGTGAGACCAACTGGTCATTGCTGGTGCAGGCAGTGAATCACTGGCATGAGCCAACCGCCGCGCTGATGCGTCCGTTCCGTGAATTACCAGACTGGCGCATTGACGACCTGATGATCTCATTTTCCGTACCTGGCGGCGGCGTCGGTCCACATCTCGATCAGTACGACGTTTTTATTATTCAGGGCACCGGTCGTCGTCGTTGGCGGGTGGGTGAAAAGCTGCAGATGAAGCAACACTGCCCGCATCCGGATCTGCTACAGGTCGAGCCGTTTGAAGCAATTATCGACGAAGAACTGGAGCCAGGCGATATTCTTTATATTCCGCCAGGATTCCCGCACGAAGGCTACGCGCTGGAAAATGCGATGAACTATTCTGTCGGTTTTCGTGCACCGAATACGCGGGAGCTGATCAGCGGTTTTGCCGATTATGTTCTGCAACGTGAGCTGGGCGGTAATTATTACAGTGATCCGGATATCCCTCCTCGCGCCCATCCGGCGGACGTTCTGCCGCAGGAGATGGATAAACTGCGTGAGATGATGCTTGAATTGATCAACCAGCCAGAACACTTTAAACAGTGGTTTGGCGAGTTTATCTCCCAGTCACGGCATGAACTGGATATCGCTCCGCCAGAACCGCCTTATCAACCGGATGAAATATACGACGCGCTGAAACAAGGTGATGTACTGGTACGTCTGGGTGGTCTGCGCGTGTTGCGTATTGGTGATGAAGTATATGCTAATGGTGAAAAGATCGATTCTCCACACCGTCCGGCGCTGGAGGCACTCGCCAGCAATATTGCTCTGACCGCCGAGAATTTTGGCGATGCGCTGGAAGATCCATCGTTCCTCGCTATGCTCGCGGCGCTGGTCAATAGCGGGTATTGGTTCTTCGAAGGATAA
- the potB gene encoding spermidine/putrescine ABC transporter permease PotB — MKNTSKFQNVVIVTIVGWLVLFVFLPNLMIIGTSFLTRDDASFVKMVFTLENYARLLDPLYFEVLLHSLNMALIATIACLVLGYPFAWFLAKLPHKVRPLLLFLLIVPFWTNSLIRIYGLKIFLSTKGYLNEFLLWLGVIDTPIRIMFTPSAVIIGLVYILLPFMVMPLYSSIEKLDKPLLEAARDLGASKLQTFIRIIIPLTMPGIIAGCLLVMLPAMGLFYVSDLMGGAKNLLIGNVIKVQFLNIRDWPFGAATSITLTIVMGLMLLVYWRASRLLNKKVELE; from the coding sequence ATGAAGAACACAAGTAAGTTCCAGAATGTAGTGATTGTCACTATTGTCGGTTGGCTTGTGTTGTTTGTCTTTCTGCCCAACCTGATGATCATTGGCACCAGCTTTTTGACCCGCGACGACGCCAGTTTCGTCAAAATGGTTTTTACGCTGGAGAACTACGCCCGTCTGCTCGATCCGCTCTATTTTGAAGTGCTGCTGCACTCACTGAATATGGCGCTGATCGCGACTATAGCCTGCCTGGTGCTGGGCTACCCGTTTGCCTGGTTTCTGGCTAAACTGCCACACAAGGTGCGTCCGCTGTTACTGTTTCTGTTGATTGTGCCGTTCTGGACCAACTCACTGATTCGTATCTATGGCCTGAAAATTTTCCTCAGCACCAAAGGCTATCTCAACGAGTTCTTGCTGTGGCTGGGCGTTATTGATACCCCAATTCGCATCATGTTCACCCCCAGCGCGGTGATTATCGGTCTGGTATATATCCTGTTGCCGTTTATGGTGATGCCACTTTATTCCAGTATTGAAAAGCTGGATAAACCATTGCTGGAAGCGGCTCGCGATCTCGGTGCCAGCAAGTTGCAGACTTTTATCCGCATCATCATCCCACTGACCATGCCGGGGATTATTGCCGGATGTCTGTTGGTGATGCTGCCAGCAATGGGCCTGTTCTATGTTTCTGACCTGATGGGCGGTGCGAAAAACCTGCTGATCGGTAACGTCATCAAAGTGCAGTTCCTCAACATTCGCGACTGGCCGTTTGGTGCCGCGACCAGTATTACCCTGACTATCGTAATGGGTCTGATGCTGCTGGTTTACTGGCGCGCTTCTCGTTTGCTGAACAAGAAGGTGGAACTCGAATGA
- the nagK gene encoding N-acetylglucosamine kinase, protein MYYGFDIGGTKIALGVFDNNRQLQWEKRVSTPRDSYDAFLDAVCELVTEADLRFGCKGSVGIGIPGMPETEDGTLYAVNVPAASGKPLRADLSARLDRDVRLNNDANCFVLSEAWDEEFTQYPLVMGLILGTGVGGGLVFNGKPVTGKSYITGEFGHMRLPVDALTMMGLDFPLRRCGCGQHGCIENYLSGRGFAWLYQHYYHQPLQAPEIIALYDQGDEQARAHVERYLDLLAVCLGNILTIIDPDLLVIGGGLSNFPAITTQLTDRLPRHLLPVARVPRIERARHGDAGGMRGAAFLHLTD, encoded by the coding sequence ATGTATTACGGGTTTGATATTGGTGGGACGAAAATTGCGCTTGGCGTGTTTGATAACAATCGGCAACTGCAATGGGAAAAGCGGGTGTCGACGCCGCGTGACAGCTATGACGCATTTTTAGATGCGGTGTGCGAGTTGGTGACCGAAGCTGACCTGCGTTTTGGCTGTAAAGGTTCTGTTGGCATTGGCATTCCTGGAATGCCGGAAACGGAAGATGGCACTTTGTATGCCGTCAATGTTCCTGCTGCCAGCGGTAAACCGCTGCGTGCCGACCTGAGCGCACGTCTTGATCGCGATGTGCGCCTTAATAACGATGCCAACTGTTTTGTCCTTTCTGAAGCCTGGGATGAGGAATTTACCCAATATCCGTTGGTGATGGGGTTAATTCTTGGTACTGGCGTTGGTGGCGGGCTGGTATTCAACGGTAAACCGGTGACGGGAAAAAGCTATATTACCGGCGAGTTTGGGCATATGCGTCTGCCGGTCGATGCGTTAACCATGATGGGACTGGATTTCCCGTTACGCCGTTGCGGTTGTGGCCAGCATGGCTGTATCGAGAATTATCTTTCTGGTCGCGGTTTTGCGTGGCTGTATCAACATTATTATCATCAACCGTTGCAGGCTCCAGAGATTATTGCGCTTTACGATCAAGGCGATGAGCAGGCAAGGGCGCACGTTGAGCGTTATCTGGATTTATTAGCGGTTTGTCTGGGAAATATCCTGACTATCATTGACCCTGATTTGCTGGTCATTGGTGGTGGGTTATCCAATTTCCCGGCAATCACAACGCAACTAACGGACAGGTTGCCTCGTCATCTCTTACCTGTAGCTCGTGTCCCACGCATTGAGCGTGCGCGTCACGGGGATGCAGGAGGAATGCGTGGAGCTGCCTTCTTACATCTTACCGATTAA
- the cobB gene encoding Sir2 family NAD+-dependent deacetylase, whose product MLSRRGHRLSRFRKNKRRLHERLRQRIFFRDKVVPEAMEKPRVLVLTGAGISAESGIRTFRAADGLWEEHRVEDVATPEGFNRDPELVQAFYNARRRQLQQPEIQPNAAHLALAKLQDALGDHFLLVTQNIDNLHERAGNTNVIHMHGELLKVRCTQSGQVLDWTGDVTPEDKCHCCQFPAPLRPHVVWFGEMPFGMDEIYMALSMADIFIAIGTSGHVYPAAGFVHEAKLHGAHTVELNLEPSQVGNEFAEKYYGPASQVVPEFVEKLLKGL is encoded by the coding sequence ATGCTGTCGCGTCGGGGTCATCGGTTAAGTCGTTTTCGTAAAAACAAACGCCGCCTGCACGAGCGTTTGCGTCAGCGTATTTTTTTCAGAGATAAAGTGGTGCCGGAAGCAATGGAAAAACCAAGAGTACTCGTACTGACAGGGGCAGGCATTTCTGCGGAATCAGGTATTCGTACCTTTCGCGCTGCAGACGGCCTGTGGGAAGAACATCGTGTAGAAGATGTCGCGACGCCAGAAGGCTTTAACCGCGATCCTGAACTGGTACAGGCATTTTATAACGCCCGTCGCCGTCAACTACAGCAGCCAGAAATTCAACCTAACGCTGCGCATCTTGCATTGGCAAAACTGCAAGACGCCCTGGGCGATCACTTTTTGCTGGTGACGCAGAATATCGATAACCTGCATGAACGCGCGGGCAATACCAATGTGATTCATATGCATGGGGAATTGCTGAAAGTACGCTGTACGCAAAGCGGGCAGGTGCTCGACTGGACGGGCGATGTCACGCCAGAAGATAAATGCCATTGCTGCCAGTTTCCGGCACCGCTGCGCCCACACGTGGTGTGGTTTGGTGAAATGCCGTTCGGTATGGATGAAATCTATATGGCGTTATCGATGGCGGATATTTTCATTGCTATTGGCACGTCCGGGCATGTTTATCCGGCAGCAGGATTTGTCCACGAAGCGAAGCTGCATGGCGCGCATACGGTTGAACTGAACCTTGAACCGAGCCAGGTTGGCAATGAGTTTGCCGAGAAATATTACGGCCCGGCAAGTCAGGTCGTGCCAGAGTTTGTTGAGAAGTTGCTGAAGGGCTTATAA
- the potD gene encoding spermidine/putrescine ABC transporter substrate-binding protein PotD, with protein MKKWSRHLLAAGALALGMSAAHADDNNTLYFYNWTEYVPPGLLEQFTKETGIKVIYSTYESNETMYAKLKTYKDGAYDLVVPSTYYVDKMRKEGMIQKIDKSKLTNFSNLDPEMLNKPFDPNNDYSIPYIWGATAIGVNGDAVDPKSVTSWADLWKPEYKGSLLLTDDAREVFQMALRKLGYSGNTTDPKEIEAAYNELKKLMPNVAAFNSDNPANPYMEGEVNLGMIWNGSAFVARQAGTPIDVVWPKEGGIFWMDSLAIPANAKNKEGALKLINFLLRPDVAKQVAETIGYPTPNLAARKLLSPEVANDKTLYPDAETIKNGEWQSDVGSASSIYEEYYQKLKAGR; from the coding sequence ATGAAAAAATGGTCACGCCACCTGCTCGCGGCGGGTGCTCTGGCACTGGGCATGAGCGCCGCTCACGCCGATGACAACAACACGCTGTATTTCTACAACTGGACCGAGTACGTACCGCCAGGACTGCTGGAACAGTTCACTAAAGAAACCGGCATTAAAGTTATCTATTCGACTTATGAGTCGAATGAAACCATGTACGCCAAGCTGAAAACGTACAAAGACGGTGCTTATGACCTGGTGGTTCCTTCAACCTATTACGTCGATAAAATGCGTAAAGAAGGGATGATCCAGAAGATCGACAAGTCGAAGTTAACGAACTTCAGCAACCTCGATCCAGAAATGCTCAACAAGCCATTTGACCCGAATAACGATTACTCCATTCCGTATATCTGGGGCGCGACGGCGATTGGCGTTAACGGTGATGCGGTTGATCCGAAATCCGTGACGAGCTGGGCCGATTTGTGGAAGCCTGAATACAAAGGCAGCCTGCTGCTGACCGACGACGCCCGTGAAGTGTTCCAGATGGCACTGCGTAAGCTGGGTTATTCTGGCAACACCACCGATCCGAAAGAGATTGAAGCCGCGTATAACGAGCTGAAAAAGCTGATGCCAAACGTAGCGGCGTTTAACTCCGATAACCCGGCTAACCCGTACATGGAAGGCGAAGTTAACCTCGGCATGATCTGGAACGGTTCTGCTTTCGTTGCCCGTCAGGCAGGCACGCCAATTGACGTGGTCTGGCCGAAAGAAGGCGGCATTTTCTGGATGGACAGCCTGGCTATTCCAGCAAATGCCAAAAACAAAGAAGGCGCGCTGAAACTGATCAACTTCCTGCTACGTCCGGATGTGGCAAAACAGGTTGCGGAAACTATTGGTTATCCAACACCAAACCTCGCCGCACGTAAACTGTTAAGCCCGGAAGTGGCGAACGACAAGACCCTCTATCCGGATGCCGAAACCATCAAAAATGGCGAATGGCAGAGTGACGTTGGCTCAGCCAGCAGCATTTATGAAGAGTATTATCAGAAGCTGAAAGCAGGACGTTAA
- the potC gene encoding spermidine/putrescine ABC transporter permease PotC, with product MIGRLLRGGFMTAIYAYLYIPIIILIVNSFNSSRFGINWQGFTTKWYSLLMNNDSLLQAAQHSLTMAVFSATFATLIGSLTAVALYRYRFRGKPFVSGMLFVVMMSPDIVMAISLLVLFMLLGIQLGFWSLLFSHITFCLPFVVVTVYSRLKGFDVRMLEAAKDLGASEFTILRKIILPLAMPAVAAGWVLSFTLSMDDVVVSSFVTGPSYEILPLKIYSMVKVGVSPEVNALATILLVLSLVMVIASQLIARDKTKGNTGDVK from the coding sequence ATGATCGGTCGACTGCTCCGCGGCGGTTTTATGACCGCTATCTATGCGTACCTGTATATTCCAATCATCATTTTGATTGTGAACTCCTTTAACAGCTCGCGCTTTGGCATCAACTGGCAGGGTTTTACCACCAAATGGTATAGCCTGCTGATGAACAACGATAGTCTGTTACAAGCAGCGCAACATTCACTGACGATGGCGGTGTTTTCAGCGACATTCGCTACGCTTATTGGCTCACTGACGGCTGTTGCGCTGTACCGCTATCGCTTCCGCGGTAAGCCGTTCGTTAGCGGGATGCTGTTTGTGGTAATGATGTCGCCAGATATCGTGATGGCGATTTCCCTGCTGGTGCTGTTTATGCTGCTGGGTATTCAGCTTGGCTTCTGGTCGCTGCTGTTCTCACACATTACCTTCTGCCTGCCATTTGTGGTGGTGACGGTGTATTCGCGTCTGAAAGGCTTTGATGTGCGGATGCTGGAAGCAGCGAAAGATCTCGGTGCCAGCGAGTTCACCATTCTGCGGAAAATCATTCTGCCACTGGCAATGCCAGCGGTGGCGGCGGGTTGGGTGTTAAGCTTTACCCTGTCCATGGACGATGTGGTAGTTTCGTCGTTTGTCACCGGGCCGAGCTATGAAATTCTGCCGTTAAAAATTTATTCGATGGTCAAAGTCGGCGTATCGCCGGAAGTTAACGCGCTGGCAACCATTTTACTGGTGCTGTCGCTGGTGATGGTGATTGCCAGCCAGCTTATTGCTCGTGATAAAACGAAAGGTAACACAGGGGACGTTAAATGA
- the pepT gene encoding peptidase T, whose amino-acid sequence MDKLLERFLNYVSLDTQSKAGVRQVPSTEGQWKLLHLLKDQLEEMGLINVTLSEKGTLMATLPANVPGDIPAIGFISHVDTSPDCSGKNVNPQIVENYRGGDIALGIGDEVLSPVMFPVLHQLLGQTLITTDGKTLLGADDKAGIAEIMTALAVLQQKNIPHGDIRIAFTPDEEVGKGAKHFDVEAFDARWAYTVDGGGVGELEFENFNAASVNIKIVGNNVHPGSAKGVMVNALSLAARIHAEVPADESPETTEGYEGFYHLTSMKGTVERTDMHYIIRDFDRKQFEARKRKMMEIAKKVGKGLHPDCYIELVIEDSYYNMREKIVEHPHILDIAQQAMRDCDIEPDLKPIRGGTDGAQLSFMGLPCPNLFTGGYNYHGKHEFVTLEGMEKAVQVIVRIAELTAQRK is encoded by the coding sequence ATGGATAAACTACTTGAGCGTTTTTTGAACTACGTATCTCTGGATACCCAATCAAAAGCGGGGGTGAGACAGGTTCCCAGCACGGAAGGCCAGTGGAAGTTATTGCATCTGTTGAAAGATCAGCTTGAAGAGATGGGGCTTATCAATGTGACCTTAAGTGAGAAGGGCACATTGATGGCGACGTTACCGGCTAACGTTCCAGGCGATATTCCGGCGATTGGCTTTATTTCTCATGTGGATACCTCTCCGGATTGCAGCGGTAAAAATGTAAATCCGCAAATTGTTGAAAACTATCGCGGTGGTGACATCGCGCTGGGTATCGGTGATGAAGTCTTATCACCGGTGATGTTCCCGGTTCTGCATCAACTATTGGGGCAGACGTTGATCACCACCGATGGTAAAACCTTGTTAGGTGCAGATGATAAAGCGGGTATCGCAGAAATCATGACCGCGCTGGCAGTATTGCAGCAGAAAAACATTCCACACGGCGATATTCGCATCGCCTTTACGCCAGATGAAGAGGTGGGCAAAGGGGCAAAACACTTTGATGTTGAAGCCTTTGATGCTCGTTGGGCTTATACCGTTGATGGCGGTGGCGTAGGTGAACTGGAGTTTGAAAACTTTAATGCCGCATCGGTGAATATCAAAATAGTCGGCAACAACGTTCACCCTGGCTCGGCAAAAGGCGTGATGGTTAATGCGCTGTCACTGGCAGCACGCATTCATGCGGAAGTTCCGGCGGATGAAAGCCCGGAAACTACCGAAGGTTATGAAGGTTTTTATCACCTGACGAGCATGAAAGGCACCGTTGAGCGTACCGATATGCACTACATCATTCGTGATTTCGACCGTAAACAGTTTGAAGCGCGTAAACGTAAGATGATGGAAATTGCCAAGAAAGTGGGTAAAGGGCTACACCCTGACTGCTACATTGAACTGGTGATTGAAGACAGCTACTACAATATGCGCGAGAAAATCGTTGAGCATCCGCATATTCTTGATATCGCCCAGCAGGCGATGCGCGATTGCGATATTGAACCGGATCTGAAACCGATCCGTGGCGGCACCGACGGTGCACAGTTGTCATTTATGGGATTGCCGTGCCCGAACCTGTTTACTGGCGGTTATAACTATCATGGTAAACATGAGTTTGTGACCCTGGAAGGAATGGAAAAAGCGGTACAGGTGATCGTGCGTATTGCCGAGTTAACGGCACAACGGAAGTAA
- a CDS encoding DUF3592 domain-containing protein, whose translation MSQDNQILSRVFPGVGLILLLISIVIFYNQFTYSKNTVHTEGIIVDTVWHNSRQIGNDGSWHPVVAFRPTPDYTLIFNSSIGSTFYEDSEGDKVNVYYPPGHPEKAEINNPWVNFFKWGFIGMMGVIFIAVGLLISMPSSKKTRRKRKSRQ comes from the coding sequence ATGAGTCAGGACAATCAAATTTTATCCCGCGTTTTCCCTGGAGTCGGTCTGATACTCCTCCTTATTTCTATTGTTATCTTTTATAACCAGTTCACCTACAGCAAAAATACTGTACATACCGAAGGGATCATTGTTGATACCGTCTGGCACAATTCACGCCAGATCGGTAATGATGGTTCATGGCATCCTGTTGTCGCATTTCGTCCTACGCCAGACTACACGCTCATTTTCAATTCGAGTATCGGTAGTACTTTTTATGAAGACAGCGAAGGCGATAAAGTTAATGTTTATTATCCTCCAGGACATCCTGAAAAGGCTGAAATAAATAACCCGTGGGTTAATTTTTTCAAATGGGGATTTATCGGCATGATGGGCGTTATTTTTATCGCCGTCGGTTTATTAATCAGTATGCCCTCCTCTAAAAAGACGCGCAGGAAAAGGAAATCCCGCCAATGA
- the phoQ gene encoding two-component system sensor histidine kinase PhoQ encodes MKKLLRLFFPLSLRVRFLLATAAVVLVLSLAYGMVALIGYSVSFDKTTFRLLRGESNLFYTLAKWENNKLHVELPENIDKQSPTMTLIYDENGQLLWAQRDVPWLMKMIQPDWLKSNGFHEIEADVNDTSILLSEDHSIQQQLQEVREDDDDAEMTHSVAVNIYPATSRMPKLTIVVVDTIPVELKSSYMVWSWFVYVLSANLLLVIPLLWVAAWWSLRPIEALAKEVRELEEHNRELLNPATTRELTSLVRNLNRLLKSERERYDKYRTTLTDLTHSLKTPLAVLQSTLRSLRSEKMSVSDAEPVMLEQISRISQQIGYYLHRASMRGGTLLSRELHPVAPLLDNLTSALNKVYQRKGVNISLDISPEISFVGEQNDFVEVMGNVLDNACKYCLEFVEISARQTEDHLYIVVEDDGPGIPLSKREVIFDRGQRIDTLRPGQGVGLAVAREITEQYDGKIIAGESMLGGARMEVIFGRQHSAPKGE; translated from the coding sequence ATGAAAAAATTACTGCGTCTTTTTTTCCCGCTTTCGCTGCGGGTACGTTTTCTGTTAGCGACGGCGGCGGTAGTACTGGTGCTTTCGCTGGCCTACGGAATGGTCGCGCTGATCGGTTATAGCGTCAGTTTCGATAAAACCACGTTTCGCCTGTTACGCGGCGAGAGCAATTTGTTCTATACCCTCGCAAAGTGGGAAAACAATAAGTTGCATGTCGAGTTACCAGAAAATATCGACAAGCAAAGCCCCACCATGACGCTAATTTATGATGAGAACGGGCAACTCTTATGGGCGCAGCGTGACGTTCCCTGGCTGATGAAAATGATCCAGCCTGACTGGCTGAAATCAAATGGCTTCCATGAAATCGAAGCGGATGTTAACGACACCAGCATCTTGCTGAGTGAAGATCATTCGATACAGCAACAGTTACAGGAAGTACGAGAAGATGACGACGACGCAGAGATGACCCACTCGGTGGCGGTGAACATCTACCCGGCAACGTCGCGGATGCCGAAGTTAACCATTGTGGTGGTGGATACTATTCCGGTGGAGCTTAAAAGTTCCTATATGGTGTGGAGCTGGTTTGTCTACGTGCTCTCAGCCAACCTGCTGTTAGTGATCCCTCTGTTATGGGTCGCCGCCTGGTGGAGTTTACGCCCCATCGAAGCCCTGGCAAAAGAAGTCCGCGAACTGGAAGAACATAACCGCGAATTGCTCAACCCAGCCACGACACGAGAACTGACCAGTCTGGTGCGTAACCTGAACCGGCTATTAAAGAGTGAGCGTGAACGTTACGACAAATACCGCACAACGCTCACCGACCTGACGCACAGCCTGAAAACACCACTGGCGGTACTGCAAAGTACGCTGCGTTCTTTGCGTAGTGAAAAGATGAGCGTCAGTGATGCTGAGCCGGTAATGCTGGAACAAATCAGCCGTATTTCACAACAAATCGGCTACTACCTGCATCGCGCCAGTATGCGCGGTGGAACGCTGCTTAGCCGCGAACTGCATCCCGTTGCCCCGTTACTGGACAATCTCACCTCGGCGCTGAACAAAGTGTATCAGCGTAAAGGGGTCAATATTTCTCTCGATATTTCGCCAGAAATCAGTTTTGTTGGCGAGCAGAATGACTTTGTCGAAGTGATGGGCAACGTACTGGATAACGCCTGTAAATACTGTCTTGAGTTCGTGGAAATTTCAGCGAGACAAACCGAAGATCATCTCTATATTGTGGTCGAGGATGACGGCCCGGGAATTCCATTAAGCAAGCGTGAAGTCATTTTCGACCGCGGCCAACGTATAGATACTTTGCGTCCCGGACAAGGTGTTGGTCTGGCTGTCGCCCGTGAAATTACCGAGCAATACGACGGAAAAATCATCGCCGGAGAGAGTATGCTCGGCGGCGCACGAATGGAGGTCATTTTTGGTCGCCAGCATTCTGCACCAAAGGGTGAATAA